One region of Quercus lobata isolate SW786 chromosome 2, ValleyOak3.0 Primary Assembly, whole genome shotgun sequence genomic DNA includes:
- the LOC115966149 gene encoding uncharacterized protein LOC115966149, with amino-acid sequence MSSMMDGPKEDKARPIVLEQKEELAYCMMIEEDEGKDGEGEWYSDILQYLKDGTYPLSADKNDQLTIRRLSTNYSICGERLYRRSYDEIHLLRVIAKEAQQIIEEVYESSYGPHMIAQCCQGS; translated from the coding sequence ATGTCATCCATGATGGATGGGCCAAAAGAAGATAAAGCTAGACCGATAGTGttggaacaaaaagaagaactTGCTTATTGCATGATgatagaagaagatgaaggaaaggATGGAGAAGGCGAATGGTACTCAGACATCCTACAGTACCTCAAGGATGGGACATACCCACTCTCTGCAGACAAGAATGATCAATTAACCATCCGGAGGTTGTCTACTAATTACAGTATTTGTGGTGAAAGGCTTTATCGAAGATCATATGATGAAATTCATCTCCTTCGTGTAATTGCCAAGGAAGCACAGCAAATAATTGAAGAGGTTTATGAGTCAAGCTATGGGCCACATATGATTGCACAATGCTGTCAAGGAAGCTAA